A window of the Desulfurobacteriaceae bacterium genome harbors these coding sequences:
- a CDS encoding O-methyltransferase, which translates to MEFKRWKNLSEIIPEPIEFFVQEFFKREPIFLEIEEFAKENKVPILLPSSAILLRFLVSALKPKKILEIGTGIGYSTLHMFFANKKSQITTVDVNRKRTEIARRFFEKAKAYIEILEEDAFDVVRKFLAEDEKFDLIFVDVGKSEYVFFNYKVQALLTEKGIVIFDNVLFRGYVATDDVPQKYVRSINLLKKFLEDIKEYPNFESFLVPVGDGLLILKSVC; encoded by the coding sequence GGAGTTTAAAAGGTGGAAAAATTTAAGTGAAATAATACCTGAACCTATTGAGTTTTTTGTTCAAGAATTTTTCAAGCGGGAACCAATCTTTTTGGAAATAGAAGAGTTTGCTAAGGAAAATAAAGTCCCAATACTTCTTCCCTCTTCAGCAATTCTTTTAAGGTTTTTAGTTTCTGCTTTAAAACCAAAGAAAATCCTTGAAATAGGAACTGGGATAGGTTATAGCACCTTACATATGTTCTTTGCAAACAAAAAAAGCCAAATAACAACGGTAGATGTAAACAGGAAAAGAACGGAAATTGCAAGAAGATTTTTCGAAAAAGCGAAAGCTTATATAGAGATTTTGGAAGAAGATGCATTTGACGTTGTAAGGAAATTCTTAGCGGAAGATGAAAAGTTTGACCTCATTTTTGTAGATGTTGGAAAGTCTGAATACGTCTTTTTTAACTACAAAGTTCAGGCACTCCTTACAGAAAAAGGAATAGTTATCTTTGATAATGTTCTTTTTAGAGGTTATGTAGCTACCGATGATGTTCCTCAAAAGTATGTTCGTTCCATAAACCTTTTAAAGAAGTTCTTGGAAGATATAAAAGAGTATCCAAATTTTGAAAGTTTCCTTGTTCCTGTTGGAGATGGTTTACTAATTTTGAAAAGTGTATGTTAG